A single region of the Streptomyces sp. NBC_00425 genome encodes:
- a CDS encoding protein kinase domain-containing protein: MGRVYLARPADESPGLVALKVIRPEYAEDPSFRRRFEREASVHARLRTPHTPRLCGTGFEDELLWMATEYLPGFDLAEAVREDGTLETAAVWRLVGELGRALAGLAVEGIVHRDLKPSNVLLSVRGAHVIDFGISKAADASAITGTGNRVGTPAYMSPEHLREGRSDTASDVFSLAGTLAYAVTGRAPFGDGTGVDVMHRVAFEEPHPEVIGEISAADPELGALLTACLAKEPAQRPTPQQLIATAGAHAVPSDWPEPLNAKVQARQRAYETLLRLPATGTPRLRSAGDPSAIPAARTPEPQPPVARAAPVASPSAEKDPAATPAQRSGAPQTPARNRRKPLLIAAAALSTCAVGAAAFLLTGQDHPATASPEKGVTAAVGVEPGAASTAPVSPGTSAHARPDVDGAAVENRGGTTGTTSPGAEPSASPAGRPVNASAPSTAPDASPSATPSSAAPSPVTGTPPWLSECTYYAGKARTRLGDTGKRVQQVQCMLSKRGYSEGSTDTDGEFGAGTKAAVQTFQSDRGLKANGVVRPDTWNALRTTD; encoded by the coding sequence ATGGGACGCGTCTACCTGGCCCGCCCCGCGGACGAGAGCCCCGGACTGGTCGCGCTGAAGGTGATCAGGCCCGAGTACGCCGAGGATCCGAGCTTCCGGCGCCGGTTCGAACGGGAGGCGTCGGTGCACGCCCGGCTTCGGACGCCGCACACGCCACGGCTGTGCGGTACGGGCTTCGAGGACGAGTTGCTGTGGATGGCCACGGAGTACCTCCCCGGGTTCGACCTGGCGGAGGCCGTACGCGAGGACGGCACCCTGGAGACGGCCGCGGTCTGGCGTCTGGTGGGGGAACTGGGCAGGGCGCTCGCCGGGCTCGCCGTCGAGGGGATCGTGCACCGGGACCTGAAGCCGTCCAACGTGCTGCTGTCCGTCCGGGGCGCGCACGTGATCGACTTCGGCATCTCCAAGGCCGCGGACGCGAGTGCCATCACCGGTACGGGCAACCGCGTGGGCACACCGGCCTACATGTCGCCCGAGCACCTGAGGGAGGGCCGCTCCGACACGGCGTCGGACGTGTTCTCGCTCGCCGGGACGCTGGCCTACGCGGTCACGGGCCGGGCCCCGTTCGGCGACGGCACCGGCGTCGACGTGATGCACCGGGTGGCGTTCGAGGAACCCCACCCCGAGGTGATCGGCGAGATCTCCGCGGCTGACCCGGAGTTGGGCGCACTGCTCACCGCCTGTCTGGCCAAGGAGCCTGCGCAGCGCCCCACTCCGCAGCAGCTCATCGCCACGGCCGGGGCCCACGCCGTGCCGTCCGACTGGCCGGAGCCGCTGAACGCGAAGGTCCAGGCCCGGCAGCGGGCGTACGAGACGCTGCTCCGCCTGCCTGCCACCGGCACGCCCCGCCTGCGGTCGGCGGGTGACCCCTCGGCGATCCCGGCCGCACGGACGCCTGAGCCCCAGCCCCCCGTCGCGCGCGCTGCGCCTGTTGCCTCACCGTCGGCGGAGAAGGACCCGGCCGCGACACCGGCACAACGGTCGGGAGCGCCTCAGACCCCCGCCCGGAACCGACGGAAGCCGCTGCTGATCGCCGCCGCGGCCCTCTCGACCTGTGCCGTGGGCGCGGCGGCCTTTCTGCTCACCGGTCAGGACCACCCCGCCACCGCCTCCCCGGAAAAGGGCGTCACGGCGGCCGTCGGCGTCGAACCCGGCGCCGCCTCCACGGCGCCCGTCTCCCCCGGTACGAGCGCGCACGCGCGCCCCGACGTGGACGGCGCCGCCGTCGAGAACCGCGGCGGCACGACCGGAACCACCTCCCCGGGCGCCGAGCCGTCGGCCTCCCCCGCCGGCCGGCCCGTCAACGCCTCGGCTCCCAGCACCGCACCGGACGCTTCCCCCTCCGCCACGCCGTCCAGCGCCGCGCCGTCGCCCGTGACCGGCACGCCGCCCTGGCTCTCCGAGTGCACGTACTACGCCGGCAAGGCACGCACCCGCCTCGGCGACACCGGCAAACGCGTACAGCAGGTTCAGTGCATGCTGTCCAAGCGCGGGTACAGCGAGGGAAGCACCGACACGGACGGTGAGTTCGGGGCCGGCACGAAGGCGGCGGTCCAGACCTTCCAGAGCGACCGGGGCCTCAAGGCCAACGGCGTCGTGCGACCCGACACCTGGAACGCGCTGCGCACCACCGACTGA
- a CDS encoding cellulase family glycosylhydrolase — protein MKGSHHSTGRRRGGPRRLLGLLAALVAAMGLAGTDALAAPHENESAAPAHRAQSPMSTVAAMQPSWNLGNTLDAIPDETSWGNPQAAKALFDTVKAQGFRSVRIPVTWTDHQSPTAPYAIDAAWMNRVKQVVDLALADNLYVVINVHHDSWQWLAAMPTDHDGVLARFKATWTQIAAKFRDSPQSLLFESNNEPQFTNTTDAQGIQYNNELNAAFHALVRRSGGNNATRLLVLPTLHTNSGQAFLDALADAMRSLNDPNLVPTVHYYGYYPFSVNVAGGTQFDATSQKDMSDHFARIRSTFTSKGIPVYLGEYGLLAYPDSNHPSRIERGEALKYYEQLGYEARTAGVTTALWDPGTWAYLNRTTQRWSDPALFAAIRSSWTTRSGTASSDRIFLAKSSAVTARSLTLNPNGTVFQGLWQGSTRLAQGRDYSLSGNQLTLTASALTRLAGNRAYGINSTVEARFSLGLPWQIHVTTYDRPALSDADGDTGGLAVPAQYRGDQLATMEARYADGSNAGPTNWTPFQEFNVSFSPDYSGNRLLLTPDFLNALRDNAQATLVFHFWSGATVTYRVLRNGGSVTGTVA, from the coding sequence ATGAAGGGAAGTCACCACTCCACCGGCCGCCGCAGAGGCGGCCCCCGGCGTCTGCTCGGCCTCTTGGCGGCGCTGGTCGCCGCGATGGGGCTGGCCGGCACCGACGCCCTCGCCGCGCCCCACGAGAACGAGTCCGCGGCACCCGCGCACCGGGCGCAGAGCCCCATGAGCACGGTGGCCGCGATGCAGCCCAGCTGGAACCTGGGCAACACCCTGGACGCCATCCCCGACGAGACGTCATGGGGCAACCCGCAGGCCGCCAAAGCCCTGTTCGACACGGTCAAGGCCCAGGGATTCCGCAGTGTCCGGATTCCCGTGACGTGGACCGACCACCAGTCCCCCACCGCCCCCTATGCCATCGACGCGGCGTGGATGAACCGCGTCAAGCAGGTGGTCGACCTGGCCCTGGCCGACAACCTCTACGTCGTGATCAACGTCCACCACGACTCGTGGCAGTGGCTCGCCGCCATGCCCACCGACCATGACGGCGTCCTGGCCCGCTTCAAAGCCACCTGGACCCAGATCGCCGCCAAGTTCAGGGACTCCCCGCAGAGCCTGCTCTTCGAGAGCAACAACGAACCGCAGTTCACCAACACCACCGACGCCCAGGGCATCCAGTACAACAACGAGCTGAACGCCGCGTTCCACGCGCTGGTGCGCCGGTCCGGCGGCAACAACGCGACCCGTCTGCTCGTCCTGCCGACCCTGCACACCAATTCCGGCCAGGCCTTCCTGGACGCCCTGGCCGACGCGATGCGGTCGCTCAACGACCCCAACCTCGTGCCCACCGTGCACTACTACGGCTACTACCCGTTCAGCGTGAACGTGGCGGGCGGCACGCAGTTCGACGCCACCTCGCAGAAGGACATGAGCGACCACTTCGCCCGGATCCGCTCCACCTTCACCTCCAAGGGCATCCCCGTCTACCTCGGTGAGTACGGACTGCTGGCGTACCCCGACTCCAACCATCCCTCCCGGATCGAGCGGGGCGAGGCGCTCAAGTACTACGAGCAACTCGGCTACGAGGCCCGCACCGCCGGGGTCACCACGGCTCTGTGGGACCCCGGGACCTGGGCCTACCTCAACCGCACGACACAGCGGTGGAGCGACCCCGCGCTGTTCGCCGCGATCAGGTCCAGCTGGACCACCCGCTCCGGAACCGCCTCCTCGGACCGGATCTTCCTGGCGAAGTCGAGCGCCGTCACGGCGAGGTCGCTCACGCTGAACCCGAACGGCACCGTCTTCCAGGGTCTTTGGCAGGGCAGCACGCGGCTGGCCCAGGGCCGGGACTACTCCCTCTCCGGGAACCAGCTGACGCTGACCGCCTCAGCGCTGACCCGCCTGGCCGGCAACCGGGCCTACGGGATCAACTCGACCGTCGAGGCCCGGTTCTCCCTGGGACTGCCCTGGCAGATCCACGTGACCACGTACGACAGGCCGGCGCTCTCCGACGCCGACGGCGACACCGGCGGTCTCGCCGTCCCCGCCCAGTACCGGGGTGACCAGCTGGCGACCATGGAGGCCAGGTACGCCGACGGCAGCAACGCCGGCCCGACGAACTGGACTCCGTTCCAGGAGTTCAACGTGTCCTTCAGCCCCGACTACTCCGGCAACCGGCTCCTCCTCACCCCCGACTTCCTCAACGCACTGCGCGACAACGCGCAGGCAACGCTCGTCTTCCACTTCTGGAGCGGCGCCACCGTGACCTACCGCGTGCTCAGGAACGGTGGTTCGGTGACGGGAACCGTCGCCTGA
- a CDS encoding NPP1 family protein produces the protein MPRTSRTSRLARTTTVAGSALALTVTLSGSASAGVLQNLPENATTFQTYFEPVYDYDTDSCYPAAAIDPAGNLNGGLKPTGSVTGQCRGGHLDHANTYSRAKCNNGWCGIIYASYFEKDEASPGIGHRHDWECMVVWVVQGADTPSYLSASRHGGFSTHPIADVPMSGRRVMAVYHKDGASTHAFRFAEWGETAENDTGAWHQENLLTWDNLAPNLRNALNGSDWGNANLPLQDSKFNDTLNKAKPSGIPFDPYA, from the coding sequence ATGCCTCGAACCAGCAGGACCTCCCGGCTCGCCAGAACCACGACCGTCGCGGGCAGCGCCCTCGCGCTCACGGTCACCCTGTCGGGCAGCGCCTCCGCAGGCGTGCTGCAGAACCTCCCCGAGAACGCCACCACGTTCCAGACGTACTTCGAGCCCGTGTACGACTACGACACGGACTCGTGCTACCCCGCCGCCGCCATCGACCCGGCCGGCAACCTCAACGGCGGTCTGAAGCCGACCGGTTCCGTCACCGGCCAGTGCCGCGGCGGCCACCTCGACCATGCCAACACCTACTCGCGGGCCAAGTGCAACAACGGCTGGTGCGGGATCATCTACGCCAGCTACTTCGAGAAGGACGAGGCCTCGCCCGGCATCGGCCACCGCCACGACTGGGAGTGCATGGTCGTCTGGGTCGTCCAGGGCGCGGACACACCCTCGTACCTGTCCGCCTCCCGGCACGGCGGGTTCAGCACCCATCCGATCGCCGACGTCCCGATGAGCGGCCGGCGCGTCATGGCCGTCTACCACAAGGACGGCGCCAGCACCCACGCCTTCCGCTTCGCCGAGTGGGGCGAGACGGCCGAGAACGACACCGGCGCCTGGCACCAGGAGAACCTGCTCACCTGGGACAACCTGGCGCCCAACCTGCGCAACGCGCTGAACGGATCCGACTGGGGGAACGCCAACCTCCCCCTCCAGGACTCCAAGTTCAACGACACGCTCAACAAGGCCAAGCCGTCCGGGATCCCCTTCGACCCGTACGCCTGA
- a CDS encoding nuclear transport factor 2 family protein → MSEFATSAAPADVVRRQYLASAAGDLEALRATLAPDVEWTEMAGFPLAGTYRTPDGVTANVMEQLGKDWTGWTAHDDTYVVDGENVVVLARYTARNNATGKAIDVRVAHHFVVRGGLIVRFEQFVDTALVRDAMAG, encoded by the coding sequence ATGAGCGAGTTCGCGACCTCCGCCGCCCCCGCAGACGTCGTACGCCGCCAGTACCTGGCCTCCGCGGCCGGTGACCTGGAGGCCCTTCGGGCCACCCTCGCCCCGGACGTCGAGTGGACGGAGATGGCCGGCTTCCCCCTCGCGGGCACCTACCGCACTCCCGACGGCGTCACCGCCAACGTGATGGAACAGCTCGGCAAGGACTGGACGGGCTGGACGGCCCACGACGACACCTACGTCGTCGACGGGGAGAACGTCGTCGTGCTGGCCCGGTACACCGCCCGCAACAACGCCACAGGCAAGGCGATCGACGTCCGGGTGGCGCACCACTTCGTCGTGCGCGGCGGACTCATCGTCCGCTTCGAGCAGTTCGTCGACACCGCGCTCGTCCGCGACGCCATGGCCGGCTGA
- a CDS encoding DUF6882 domain-containing protein, producing the protein MGLFNRAGKRRPLTQSGDHADLSTLLLQGEDMIDQLARAHMSWGLGSADRWGLDQRTGLITWTFSDRTATAPAQLLGSYSRSSGSWLWAWANESILPEMSRAARSVREWAEAHGHHALTQAKADADEQAAATLAALAVRITEATGFYRGPGGSSDAIITFGPVTLTAADGTESTFTVDVA; encoded by the coding sequence ATGGGACTGTTCAACCGTGCGGGAAAGCGGCGGCCACTGACGCAGAGCGGTGATCACGCCGACCTGAGCACGCTGCTGCTGCAGGGCGAGGACATGATCGACCAACTGGCCCGTGCGCACATGTCCTGGGGACTGGGCTCGGCGGACCGCTGGGGCCTCGACCAGAGGACCGGCCTCATCACATGGACCTTTTCCGACAGGACCGCGACGGCCCCGGCGCAGCTCCTCGGCAGCTACAGCCGGTCGTCGGGCTCGTGGCTGTGGGCCTGGGCGAACGAGAGCATCCTGCCCGAGATGAGCCGGGCCGCCCGGAGCGTGCGGGAGTGGGCCGAGGCCCATGGTCACCACGCGCTCACCCAGGCGAAGGCCGACGCGGACGAGCAGGCGGCGGCCACCCTCGCGGCTCTCGCCGTCCGCATCACCGAGGCCACCGGGTTCTACCGGGGCCCCGGAGGCTCCTCCGACGCGATCATCACGTTCGGTCCGGTCACCCTGACCGCAGCGGACGGCACCGAGTCCACCTTCACCGTCGACGTCGCCTGA
- a CDS encoding phosphatase domain-containing protein: protein MPVVHVMTGLPASGKTTAARRMQAESEGRMRRVNLDDLRAMLDVPAPERGRSHAHEQTVLAIQDAAVRAAVDGGFDVVVDNTHMTPHIPKRLKAAVAGQATFVVHDFTDVPVEECVRRDAERERAVGEEIIRLLAHKHGVARRGGWRLTAEWLNDEPSVEPYIADPALPSAVMCDIDGTLALRGARGPFDFTRCEEDLLNVSVRDALRSFRGADGDVVVLLSGRGEEHRERTESWLRAHEVPYDELWMRAAGDGRRDDVVKAELFDRHVRHRFAVRVSLDDRDRVVAVWRRMGLPTWQVNYGSF from the coding sequence GTGCCCGTAGTACACGTCATGACGGGGCTTCCGGCCTCGGGGAAGACGACCGCCGCGCGCAGGATGCAGGCGGAGTCCGAGGGCCGGATGCGTCGTGTCAACCTCGACGACCTGCGGGCGATGCTCGACGTCCCGGCACCCGAGCGCGGCCGGTCGCACGCGCACGAGCAGACCGTGCTGGCGATCCAGGACGCGGCGGTGCGCGCGGCCGTGGACGGCGGATTCGACGTCGTGGTGGACAACACGCACATGACACCGCACATACCGAAACGGCTGAAGGCCGCCGTGGCGGGACAGGCCACCTTCGTCGTGCACGACTTCACCGACGTGCCGGTGGAGGAATGCGTCCGGCGCGACGCCGAGCGGGAGCGAGCGGTCGGCGAGGAGATCATCCGCCTCCTGGCCCACAAGCACGGCGTGGCCAGGCGGGGCGGCTGGCGGCTCACCGCGGAGTGGCTCAACGACGAGCCGTCCGTCGAGCCGTACATCGCGGACCCGGCCCTCCCCTCGGCCGTCATGTGCGACATCGACGGCACGCTCGCCCTGCGGGGTGCCCGGGGCCCGTTCGACTTCACCCGCTGCGAGGAGGACCTGCTCAACGTGTCGGTACGCGATGCGCTGCGCTCCTTCCGGGGCGCCGACGGCGATGTCGTCGTCCTGCTCTCGGGCCGCGGTGAGGAGCACCGCGAGCGGACGGAGTCGTGGCTGCGCGCGCACGAGGTGCCGTACGACGAGCTGTGGATGCGTGCCGCGGGTGACGGCCGCCGCGACGACGTGGTGAAGGCGGAGCTGTTCGACCGGCATGTGCGTCACCGCTTCGCGGTGCGGGTCTCCCTCGACGACCGGGACCGTGTCGTCGCGGTGTGGCGCCGGATGGGCCTGCCGACCTGGCAGGTCAACTACGGCAGCTTCTGA
- a CDS encoding T4 RnlA family RNA ligase, with translation MSQVNLTLHELLPPQELAAALDAGHVTRKPHPELPLSIYTYTRVCQYERVWNRVTTRCRGLVADDVTGEIVALPLPKFFNVGEHEARQPYAPELPDEPFEVYEKVDGSLAVIFHYAGRWRVASKGSFISTQATWAQRLLDGKDTSGLVPGVTYLAEVLYPQNRIVVDYGERRDLVLLAAFAKDGTEVTLSEAETHWGDIGSVVTVWPAMPLDELLALAEGNRLPGGRAATGTEAEGFVLRFASGVRAKAKLAEYVRLHKVLTGVTERDVWRGHGIQRFAGLPAKQVAQALGCSAEDVAASGGRPLDALLEQVPDEFDGWVRGVIAGIEKQVDERERAIDEAFRSLAPLAGDRGAFARAVSALPDAALRPAMFLRLDGRPTGFVTYRSVRPEASDPFKTDEEN, from the coding sequence ATGAGCCAGGTCAACCTGACTCTTCATGAGCTGCTGCCGCCGCAGGAGTTGGCGGCCGCACTCGACGCGGGGCACGTCACACGCAAGCCGCACCCGGAACTGCCGCTGTCCATCTACACGTACACGCGGGTCTGTCAGTACGAACGGGTGTGGAACCGGGTGACGACACGCTGCCGGGGCCTTGTCGCCGACGACGTCACCGGTGAGATCGTCGCGCTGCCGCTGCCCAAGTTCTTCAACGTCGGTGAGCACGAGGCCCGTCAGCCCTACGCTCCCGAACTCCCGGACGAGCCGTTCGAGGTGTACGAGAAGGTCGACGGCAGCCTGGCGGTGATCTTCCACTACGCCGGGCGGTGGCGGGTCGCGTCCAAGGGCTCGTTCATCAGCACCCAGGCCACCTGGGCGCAGCGTCTGCTCGACGGGAAGGACACCTCCGGCCTGGTTCCCGGGGTGACCTACCTGGCCGAGGTCCTGTACCCCCAGAACCGGATCGTCGTCGACTACGGCGAGCGCCGTGACCTGGTGCTGCTGGCCGCGTTCGCCAAGGACGGCACGGAAGTCACCCTGTCCGAGGCCGAGACCCACTGGGGTGACATCGGTTCGGTCGTCACCGTGTGGCCCGCCATGCCGCTCGACGAACTGCTGGCCCTGGCCGAGGGCAACCGGCTTCCCGGCGGCCGGGCGGCCACCGGCACCGAGGCCGAGGGGTTCGTGCTGCGCTTCGCATCGGGGGTGCGGGCCAAGGCCAAGCTGGCCGAGTACGTCCGGCTCCACAAGGTCCTCACCGGCGTGACCGAGCGGGACGTCTGGCGCGGTCACGGCATCCAGCGGTTCGCGGGGCTGCCCGCCAAGCAGGTGGCCCAGGCGCTCGGCTGCTCGGCCGAGGACGTCGCCGCGTCCGGGGGCCGGCCGCTGGACGCGCTGCTGGAGCAGGTGCCCGACGAGTTCGACGGCTGGGTGCGCGGTGTCATCGCGGGCATCGAGAAGCAGGTGGACGAACGCGAGCGGGCGATCGACGAGGCGTTCCGGTCCCTCGCCCCGCTCGCCGGCGACCGTGGCGCGTTCGCCCGCGCCGTGAGCGCGCTGCCCGACGCCGCGCTGCGCCCCGCGATGTTCCTGCGCCTGGACGGGCGCCCGACCGGGTTCGTGACGTACCGTTCGGTCCGGCCGGAGGCGTCCGACCCGTTCAAGACCGACGAGGAGAACTGA
- a CDS encoding alpha/beta hydrolase, whose protein sequence is MDLRPAARAAHRARGVASRAVQLPSSDPDSAAAQGLTEDVAVVRAAVEAVDGRVVLAAHSYGGVPATWAAAESDQVAELVLLAAFALEPDMSMTQWMGGDFPPAWIHSPDGLAVKAGDAEESIFSGVDPVLAAEAVERLNWQGMRAFTEKKLGAAPAGLPTTYVVATQDPALPPAVQEQWAARAAHSVRVASGHSPHLSHAGEVADVLAAAVARAASGGR, encoded by the coding sequence GTGGATCTTCGACCCGCTGCGCGAGCGGCTCACCGCGCGCGCGGCGTCGCCTCCCGCGCCGTACAACTGCCCAGCAGCGATCCCGACAGCGCGGCCGCGCAAGGACTCACCGAGGACGTCGCGGTGGTGCGCGCGGCCGTCGAGGCCGTGGACGGCCGCGTCGTCCTCGCCGCCCACTCCTACGGCGGCGTCCCCGCCACCTGGGCCGCGGCCGAGTCGGACCAGGTGGCCGAACTCGTCCTCCTGGCGGCGTTCGCACTGGAACCCGACATGTCGATGACGCAGTGGATGGGGGGTGACTTCCCGCCCGCCTGGATCCACTCGCCCGACGGTCTGGCCGTGAAGGCGGGGGACGCCGAGGAGTCGATCTTCAGCGGTGTCGACCCGGTCCTTGCCGCGGAGGCCGTCGAGCGGCTCAACTGGCAGGGCATGCGCGCCTTCACGGAGAAGAAGCTTGGCGCCGCCCCGGCCGGCCTCCCCACGACGTACGTCGTGGCGACGCAGGACCCGGCGCTGCCGCCGGCCGTCCAGGAACAATGGGCCGCGCGCGCCGCGCACAGCGTTCGCGTCGCGTCCGGGCACTCCCCGCACCTGTCCCACGCGGGCGAGGTCGCCGACGTCCTCGCCGCGGCGGTCGCGCGCGCCGCGTCCGGCGGCCGTTGA
- a CDS encoding DUF1775 domain-containing protein — translation MTRSTRPSARAGRRLVLAGALALTATLALAAPAAAHAEVEADKPQALAENVTLSFVSEAESDSAGFTDVRVVLPEGIAPADITLAEGPKGWKLTPAADGYTLAGPALKTGVDAEYKIKVRQLPDVKQLVFKTVETYSDGEVSRWIELPTGGKEPEQPAPVLKLKAAAPGAKPVAPSPTATPSPTPSAAASTPSTTASAPDASPTAADTAADEDDGMSSGPLVAVILVALLVLGGGAWWLVKRGSGSSGSSEPTGSADSTEPTGSAESSESSKSSKSSGEN, via the coding sequence GTGACCCGCTCCACCCGTCCGTCGGCGCGTGCGGGCCGTCGTCTCGTCCTCGCCGGCGCCCTCGCGTTGACGGCCACGCTCGCCCTTGCCGCCCCGGCCGCCGCGCACGCTGAGGTCGAGGCCGACAAGCCCCAGGCGCTGGCCGAGAACGTCACCCTGAGCTTCGTCTCCGAGGCCGAGTCCGACTCGGCGGGCTTCACCGACGTGCGTGTCGTCCTGCCCGAGGGGATCGCCCCCGCCGACATCACCCTCGCCGAGGGCCCCAAGGGCTGGAAGCTGACCCCGGCCGCGGACGGCTACACCCTCGCCGGCCCGGCGCTGAAGACCGGTGTCGACGCCGAGTACAAGATCAAGGTCCGTCAGCTGCCGGACGTGAAGCAGCTCGTGTTCAAGACCGTCGAGACCTACAGCGACGGTGAGGTCTCCCGCTGGATCGAGCTGCCCACCGGCGGCAAGGAGCCCGAGCAGCCCGCGCCGGTCCTGAAACTCAAGGCCGCGGCCCCGGGCGCCAAGCCGGTCGCCCCGAGCCCGACGGCGACGCCGAGCCCGACTCCCAGCGCGGCCGCCTCCACTCCGTCCACCACGGCGAGCGCGCCGGACGCCTCGCCGACCGCCGCCGACACGGCCGCCGACGAGGACGACGGCATGTCCTCCGGGCCCCTCGTCGCCGTGATCTTGGTCGCCCTCCTCGTACTGGGTGGCGGGGCTTGGTGGCTGGTCAAGCGCGGCTCCGGCTCGTCCGGTTCCTCCGAGCCCACCGGCTCCGCCGACTCCACCGAGCCCACCGGCTCCGCCGAGTCCTCCGAGTCCTCCAAGTCCTCCAAGTCCTCCGGCGAGAACTGA
- a CDS encoding DUF3105 domain-containing protein gives MSKTSKKAAAASRKDRIEEMRRAERARERRNRILTVTLSGVIVAALVGWGAYAIDEANEREEQKAAAAEKPVPGEKTWDAKKLGRNHVSTAVTYPMQPPVGGDHHQAWMTCDGTVYTEAIANENAVHSLEHGAVWVTYNEQAADADVKTLADRVDRTPYTLMSPVKSQAGTITLSAWGRQLTVEKASDSRVEQFLLRYVQGAQTPEPGAACTGGLTAS, from the coding sequence ATGAGCAAGACCAGCAAGAAGGCCGCGGCCGCATCCCGCAAGGACCGCATCGAGGAGATGCGCCGCGCCGAGAGAGCCCGCGAGCGCCGCAACCGCATCCTCACCGTCACCCTCAGCGGCGTCATCGTCGCCGCTCTCGTCGGCTGGGGTGCGTACGCCATCGACGAAGCGAACGAGCGCGAGGAGCAGAAGGCCGCCGCGGCGGAGAAGCCGGTGCCCGGCGAGAAGACCTGGGACGCCAAGAAGCTCGGGCGCAACCACGTCTCCACCGCCGTGACGTACCCGATGCAGCCTCCCGTGGGCGGCGACCACCACCAGGCGTGGATGACCTGCGACGGCACGGTCTACACAGAGGCCATAGCGAACGAGAACGCCGTCCACTCCCTCGAGCACGGCGCCGTCTGGGTCACCTACAACGAACAGGCCGCCGACGCCGACGTCAAGACCCTCGCCGACCGGGTCGACAGGACGCCCTACACCCTCATGAGCCCCGTCAAGTCCCAGGCCGGGACGATCACCCTTTCCGCCTGGGGCCGTCAACTGACGGTCGAGAAGGCCTCCGACAGCAGGGTCGAACAGTTCCTGCTCAGGTACGTCCAGGGTGCGCAGACCCCTGAGCCCGGTGCCGCCTGCACCGGCGGGCTGACCGCCTCCTGA
- a CDS encoding MBL fold metallo-hydrolase — translation MSTLDFKILDLDFPAGSKNKTATLVTGENEALLVDAAFTRADGHRLAAEILDSGKELTTVFVSHADPDFYFGAEVLADAFPAATFVATPLVIEHIQHSYEGKLKAWAALGSNLPTRLVDLEPLTGDITLEGHTFQLKGGPAALPDRHYLWQAEHRALLGGVLLFQQEHVWVADTPTPGDRAAWIDVLGEMAALDPTLVVPGHRLPGTAADATAITATRDYLLAFEEELGKAADGAALTEALVERYPDNGMLIAAQIGAKVAKGEMKWG, via the coding sequence ATGAGCACGCTCGACTTCAAGATCCTCGACCTCGACTTCCCGGCCGGCAGCAAGAACAAGACCGCCACCCTCGTCACCGGCGAGAACGAGGCACTGCTGGTCGACGCCGCCTTCACGCGCGCCGACGGGCACCGCCTCGCCGCCGAGATCCTCGACTCCGGCAAGGAGCTGACCACCGTGTTCGTCAGCCACGCCGACCCCGACTTCTACTTCGGCGCAGAGGTCCTCGCCGACGCCTTCCCGGCAGCCACTTTCGTCGCGACCCCGCTCGTCATCGAGCACATCCAGCACTCCTACGAGGGCAAGCTCAAGGCGTGGGCGGCGCTCGGCTCCAACCTGCCCACCCGCCTGGTGGACCTCGAGCCCCTCACCGGGGACATCACCCTGGAAGGCCACACCTTCCAGCTCAAGGGCGGCCCGGCCGCGCTGCCGGACCGCCACTACCTGTGGCAGGCCGAGCACCGCGCCCTGCTCGGCGGCGTCCTGCTCTTCCAGCAGGAGCACGTCTGGGTCGCCGACACCCCCACCCCCGGCGACCGCGCCGCCTGGATCGACGTCCTCGGCGAGATGGCCGCCCTCGACCCGACACTGGTCGTGCCGGGTCACCGACTGCCCGGCACGGCGGCGGACGCGACCGCCATCACCGCCACCCGCGACTACCTGCTCGCCTTCGAGGAGGAGCTCGGCAAGGCCGCCGACGGCGCCGCCCTGACCGAGGCGCTGGTCGAGCGTTACCCGGACAACGGGATGCTGATCGCCGCACAGATCGGCGCGAAGGTCGCCAAGGGCGAAATGAAGTGGGGCTGA